One Verrucomicrobiia bacterium DNA window includes the following coding sequences:
- a CDS encoding prepilin-type N-terminal cleavage/methylation domain-containing protein, which yields MKHRTSWAFTLIELLVVIAIIAILAAILFPVFAQAKAAAKKTSCLSNARQVGIGFMLYAQDADDYFPLKNFPTDSSSWTGTTQPYIKSKSILMCPSDDSANWKTPLASPGFGKDGLRRSSYFSNAWLSGDGPYPSYTSVGSPASVIYLAESAKDITRDHFAPFNWIQETPPNPMFNGFMNGMTWDSAKKETTELAIRRHTEGANYANVDGHAQYATWGRVWYQKPNEGVWDGAFDPRQP from the coding sequence TTGAAGCACCGCACATCTTGGGCGTTTACGCTCATCGAACTACTCGTTGTCATCGCGATTATTGCCATCCTGGCCGCCATCCTGTTCCCCGTTTTTGCCCAGGCAAAAGCAGCAGCCAAGAAGACAAGCTGCCTTTCCAACGCACGGCAAGTAGGAATTGGTTTCATGCTCTATGCGCAAGACGCCGACGACTACTTCCCCTTGAAGAACTTCCCCACAGACAGCAGTAGCTGGACGGGAACAACCCAGCCGTACATCAAGAGCAAGAGCATCTTAATGTGCCCGTCGGACGACAGTGCAAACTGGAAAACGCCCTTGGCCAGCCCCGGGTTTGGCAAGGACGGCCTGCGCCGCTCTTCCTACTTCAGCAATGCCTGGCTTTCCGGTGACGGCCCGTATCCCTCCTACACTTCGGTAGGGAGCCCAGCAAGCGTGATTTACCTGGCCGAAAGCGCCAAGGATATCACCCGTGACCACTTTGCCCCGTTCAACTGGATACAGGAGACGCCTCCCAACCCCATGTTCAACGGGTTCATGAACGGCATGACCTGGGACTCTGCCAAGAAAGAGACGACGGAACTAGCCATTAGGCGGCACACCGAAGGCGCCAACTACGCCAATGTAGACGGGCATGCCCAGTACGCTACCTGGGGCCGGGTGTGGTACCAGAAACCAAATGAAGGAGTGTGGGATGGGGCGTTCGATCCCCGCC
- a CDS encoding HAD family hydrolase gives MSQSRFQNIQLASFDVWKTLIKSNPEFKPRREALFMEAFGIAPDQAQEFSIVARNIDVACDEETDRTGIQFGPADRLRKIAEAMGCSVSEEAIEDAAQAAQTLFVELLPLWNEPELLNSLLRIKEKGIRLAIVSNTGFLDGVNMRLAFETMGLMPHISTAIFSNEVGVAKPDPAIFRALVDQSGVHPANILHIGDNPLADYGGATRAGLQAVLLTEGAVDGMETTPSIQALAEEIA, from the coding sequence ATGAGCCAGTCACGTTTTCAGAACATTCAACTTGCCAGTTTCGATGTCTGGAAAACATTGATCAAAAGCAACCCAGAATTTAAGCCTCGTCGCGAGGCTCTGTTCATGGAAGCCTTTGGTATTGCCCCAGACCAGGCACAGGAATTTTCTATCGTTGCGCGTAACATCGACGTTGCGTGTGATGAGGAGACCGACCGGACAGGTATCCAATTCGGACCTGCCGACCGTCTTCGCAAAATAGCTGAAGCCATGGGCTGCTCTGTCTCAGAGGAAGCCATTGAGGACGCCGCGCAAGCGGCCCAGACCCTCTTCGTTGAGCTTCTTCCTCTTTGGAATGAGCCTGAGTTACTTAATTCCCTCCTCCGCATCAAGGAGAAGGGCATCCGGCTGGCGATTGTCAGCAACACCGGCTTCCTTGATGGCGTAAACATGCGCCTGGCTTTTGAGACCATGGGGCTTATGCCGCATATCTCAACTGCTATCTTCTCAAACGAAGTTGGCGTAGCCAAACCTGACCCAGCCATCTTCCGCGCCTTGGTTGACCAAAGTGGTGTGCATCCTGCGAATATTCTCCATATTGGGGATAACCCGCTTGCAGACTACGGCGGTGCCACTAGGGCTGGCCTTCAAGCCGTCCTCCTTACGGAAGGCGCTGTGGATGGAATGGAGACAACTCCTTCTATCCAGGCTTTAGCCGAGGAAATCGCCTAA